Within the Butyrivibrio sp. AE3004 genome, the region TGAACTTCCCCATATCCATTCCCGGAGAAATGTCATCTAATCTGATTACTATCTTCATACAACAACGCCGCCACTTTTACGGTGACGGCATCCCCCTGGTTTTATAGCTATAATTTATCTTTAAATGCTCAGCATTTCGATAAGAAATACCACTTTTATTACAATCTCCAATAGCTGAACTCTGAACTGTCGAAACTGTTCTTATCGTAAATTCCCTTAACGTCAAGGAATACTCTCTTCTTATGTTCAGGATTATACCACTTTTTAATCTCATCTGTTGTAATTCCAAGGAACTCCTCATGTGCAACCGCCATGATAACAGCATCCATATTCTTTACAGCATCCATACTGTCAAAGGTAATGCCATAAAGTCTCTTAGCTTCAGCGCTGTCAGCCTCGGGATCCACTACCACAGGATCGATTCCGTATTCCTTAAGTTCATTGTATATATCAATAACTTTAGTATTACGTGTATCCGGGCAGTTCTCCTTGAAGGTGAATCCAAGGATTGCAACCTTCGCGTTCTTTACGTTAAGGTCCTGTGCAATAAGGTTCTTCACACATGACTCTGCGATATATTTACCCATATCATCGTTTATACGGCGGCCTGAAAGGATGATCTGGCTGTGATAACCAAGCTCCTCAGCCTTATATGTAAGATAATAGGGATCAACTCCTATGCAGTGTCCTCCTACAAGACCTGGTCTGAAATTCAGGAAATTCCACTTTGTTCCTGCTGCTTCAAGCACGCTCTTGGTGTCAATTCCCATCTTGTGGAAGATCATTGAAAGTTCGTTCATGAAGGCAATGTTGATATCTCTCTGGCTGTTCTCGATAACCTTTGCAGCCTCTGCGACCTTAATGCTGTCAGCTTCATGAACACCTGCAAGAGCAACAAGCTTATATACGTTTGCAACTTCCTCAAGTGTCTCCTTGTCCATACCGGATACGATCTTTACGATCGTCTCAAGCCTGTGTACCTTATCACCGGGGTTGATACGCTCAGGTGAATATCCAACCTTGAAATCAACGCCGCACTTAAGTCCTGATTCAGCCTCAAGAATCGGAACACAGATATCCTCTGTAACTCCCGGGTAAACAGTAGACTCATATACAACTATTGAACCCTTTGTAAGATATTTTCCCAGAGTTCTGCTGGCACTCTCAACAGGAGTAAGATCCGGTGTGTGGTCATTGTTAACCGGAGTGGGAACTGCCACGATATGGAATCTGCACTCCTTAAGCTTCTCAGGATCAGCCGTGAATTCAACCGCTGTCTCCTTAATAGCGTCATCTCCCACTTCTCTTGTAGGATCGATTCCGTTTTTATAAAGCGCAACCTTCTCAGCATTGAAGTCATATCCTACAACTTTAATCTTCTTTGCAAAGGCAACCGCAATCGGCATACCTACATATCCAAGTCCTACTAATGAAAGTTTTTCTTCTCCTGCAAGGAGCTTTTTATACAAACTCATTTATCCAACCTCTTTATTTTATTATTTAGCAGTATTTAGTATTCTATATAAATGTCTTCCACAACCTATTATACTATGTATGTCAACTT harbors:
- a CDS encoding nucleotide sugar dehydrogenase — its product is MSLYKKLLAGEEKLSLVGLGYVGMPIAVAFAKKIKVVGYDFNAEKVALYKNGIDPTREVGDDAIKETAVEFTADPEKLKECRFHIVAVPTPVNNDHTPDLTPVESASRTLGKYLTKGSIVVYESTVYPGVTEDICVPILEAESGLKCGVDFKVGYSPERINPGDKVHRLETIVKIVSGMDKETLEEVANVYKLVALAGVHEADSIKVAEAAKVIENSQRDINIAFMNELSMIFHKMGIDTKSVLEAAGTKWNFLNFRPGLVGGHCIGVDPYYLTYKAEELGYHSQIILSGRRINDDMGKYIAESCVKNLIAQDLNVKNAKVAILGFTFKENCPDTRNTKVIDIYNELKEYGIDPVVVDPEADSAEAKRLYGITFDSMDAVKNMDAVIMAVAHEEFLGITTDEIKKWYNPEHKKRVFLDVKGIYDKNSFDSSEFSYWRL